The Novosphingobium kaempferiae genome includes a window with the following:
- a CDS encoding SDR family NAD(P)-dependent oxidoreductase: MDMGLQGKVAVVTGATANIGRAIALDLAAEGALPVLAGRDAEAGARLVADCKARGAPEAVFVAADMLDPASPAAVLQAAETLGPVAVLVNNVGGNVDQGLFVDSDPTKWMADIDLNFGTVLRMTHAVLPGMIARKHGAVVNIGSTAALVGDYMLPVYSAAKGAVHSFTVVLAKEVGAHGIRVNAVAPYATIPTDPASLSAGSRFNPETGLFSRGTASVSEEDRALRQRRTFVGRPFAKPEEMAAMAVFLASGRASFITGQVYAVDGGALL, translated from the coding sequence ATGGACATGGGATTGCAGGGCAAGGTCGCGGTCGTCACCGGCGCGACCGCCAACATAGGCCGCGCCATCGCGCTGGACCTTGCCGCCGAGGGAGCGCTGCCTGTCCTCGCCGGCCGGGACGCCGAGGCAGGCGCAAGGCTGGTCGCAGACTGCAAGGCCCGCGGGGCACCCGAAGCGGTGTTCGTCGCCGCCGACATGCTCGACCCCGCCTCCCCCGCCGCAGTGCTGCAAGCCGCCGAGACGCTCGGCCCGGTGGCGGTGCTGGTCAACAACGTGGGCGGCAACGTCGATCAGGGGCTGTTCGTCGATTCGGACCCTACGAAGTGGATGGCCGACATCGACCTCAACTTCGGCACGGTGCTGCGCATGACCCACGCAGTGCTGCCCGGGATGATCGCCCGCAAGCATGGCGCCGTGGTCAACATCGGCTCCACCGCCGCTCTGGTGGGCGACTACATGCTGCCGGTCTATTCCGCCGCCAAGGGCGCGGTGCACAGCTTCACCGTGGTGCTCGCCAAGGAAGTCGGCGCCCACGGCATCCGCGTCAACGCCGTCGCGCCTTACGCCACGATCCCGACCGATCCCGCCAGCCTCAGCGCCGGAAGCCGCTTCAACCCCGAAACCGGCCTGTTCTCCAGGGGCACCGCCAGCGTCAGCGAGGAAGACCGCGCCCTGCGCCAGCGCCGCACCTTCGTGGGCCGTCCTTTCGCAAAGCCAGAGGAGATGGCGGCGATGGCGGTGTTCCTCGCCTCCGGGCGCGCCAGCTTCATCACCGGGCAGGTCTATGCCGTGGACGGAGGAGCCTTGCTGTGA
- the efp gene encoding elongation factor P, whose product MKISGVDIRPGNILEYEKGIWKVAKTQHTQPGKGGAFMQVEMKNLIDGRKTNVRFRSADTVEKVRLDTKDFQFLYAEGDDLVFMDIETYEQINLPADLLGDAAAFLQDGMQVLLEMWEERPISVQLPEQVEATIVEADAVVKGQTASSSYKPAVLDNGVRVMVPPHIESGTRIIVDVYEKTYVKKAD is encoded by the coding sequence ATGAAGATCAGTGGCGTCGATATCCGTCCCGGCAACATTCTCGAATACGAAAAGGGCATCTGGAAAGTCGCCAAGACGCAGCACACCCAGCCGGGCAAGGGCGGCGCCTTCATGCAGGTCGAGATGAAGAACCTGATCGACGGCCGCAAGACCAACGTGCGCTTCCGTAGCGCCGACACCGTCGAGAAGGTCCGTCTCGACACCAAGGACTTCCAGTTCCTGTACGCCGAGGGCGATGATCTGGTGTTCATGGACATCGAGACCTACGAGCAGATCAACCTCCCCGCCGACCTTCTGGGCGATGCCGCCGCGTTCCTGCAGGACGGCATGCAGGTTCTGCTCGAAATGTGGGAAGAGCGCCCGATCTCGGTCCAGCTTCCCGAGCAGGTCGAAGCCACCATCGTCGAAGCCGACGCCGTGGTGAAGGGCCAGACCGCCTCGTCCAGCTACAAGCCTGCCGTGCTCGACAACGGCGTGCGCGTGATGGTGCCGCCGCACATCGAGAGCGGCACGCGCATCATCGTGGACGTCTACGAAAAGACCTACGTGAAGAAGGCCGACTGA
- a CDS encoding inositol monophosphatase family protein, with translation MAAISGLIRVIEKAARKAGNRLRRDFGEIEHLQVSRKGPADFVSKADQASERTIWDELRAARPDWGYLFEEAGEIEGDPTKPRFIVDPLDGTTNFLHGIPHFAISIAVQEPRLDGKGWGEVTAGLIYNPVTDESYWAEKSRGAWLHDRRLRVSSRRHLDESLIATGIPFAGHGDAGQWTKIYHALAPQVAGIRRFGSAALDLAWVASGRYEGFWEADLKPWDTAAGCLLVREAGGFVSDWKGRSNPICDTEILAGNDVLHSRLHKLVATAIK, from the coding sequence ATGGCCGCCATTTCCGGTCTTATCCGCGTCATCGAGAAAGCCGCCCGCAAGGCAGGCAACCGCCTGCGCCGCGACTTCGGCGAAATCGAGCACCTGCAGGTCAGCCGCAAGGGACCGGCGGACTTCGTCTCGAAGGCCGACCAGGCGTCCGAGCGTACCATCTGGGACGAACTGCGCGCCGCGCGGCCGGACTGGGGCTACCTGTTCGAGGAAGCCGGCGAGATCGAGGGCGATCCCACCAAGCCGCGCTTCATCGTCGATCCGCTCGACGGCACGACCAACTTCCTCCACGGCATCCCGCACTTCGCGATCTCGATCGCGGTGCAGGAACCGCGCCTCGACGGCAAGGGCTGGGGCGAAGTCACGGCGGGCCTGATCTACAACCCCGTCACCGACGAGAGCTACTGGGCAGAAAAGAGCCGCGGCGCATGGCTGCATGACCGCCGCCTGCGCGTTTCCTCGCGCCGTCACCTCGACGAGAGCCTGATCGCCACCGGCATTCCCTTCGCAGGGCATGGCGACGCGGGCCAGTGGACCAAGATCTACCACGCGCTTGCGCCGCAGGTTGCGGGCATCCGCCGCTTCGGCTCGGCCGCGCTCGACCTCGCGTGGGTCGCCTCGGGCCGTTACGAGGGCTTCTGGGAAGCCGACCTCAAGCCTTGGGACACGGCGGCAGGCTGTCTGCTCGTGCGTGAAGCCGGTGGCTTCGTGTCGGACTGGAAGGGGCGTTCGAACCCGATCTGCGACACCGAGATCCTCGCGGGCAACGATGTCCTCCACTCGCGCCTGCACAAGCTGGTAGCGACCGCGATCAAGTGA
- a CDS encoding glutamine amidotransferase: MKTALIIRHVPHEGVAGYRKPIEDAGYEVSRIDVSDPEFSTLDLREPDLLIMMGGPMGVYEQDRHPWITCQLRRLALRLEADRPTLGVCFGAQMMASALGAQVFPGPAKEVGFHPVQVHEHAADSPLRHVRDVPVLHWHGDTFTRPDGADILASTSLYEHQAFRRGRNQLALQFHGEMGEDPRFDAWIEQWPEVVVEAGGCPQALRRRHDEFGPGAVAAGRAMIADWLTGLN, translated from the coding sequence GTGAAGACCGCGCTCATTATCCGCCACGTTCCCCACGAAGGGGTCGCCGGCTATCGCAAACCCATCGAGGACGCCGGCTACGAAGTCAGCCGGATCGACGTCAGCGACCCGGAATTTTCCACGCTCGACCTGCGCGAGCCGGACTTGCTCATCATGATGGGCGGGCCGATGGGCGTCTACGAGCAGGACCGCCATCCCTGGATCACCTGCCAGCTGCGCCGCCTTGCGCTGCGACTGGAAGCCGACCGTCCGACGCTGGGCGTCTGCTTCGGCGCGCAGATGATGGCGAGCGCGCTCGGCGCGCAGGTCTTCCCCGGCCCCGCCAAGGAAGTCGGCTTCCATCCGGTTCAGGTCCACGAGCACGCCGCCGACAGCCCGCTGCGCCATGTCCGCGACGTGCCGGTGCTGCACTGGCATGGCGACACGTTCACCCGGCCGGACGGCGCGGACATCCTCGCCTCGACCTCGCTCTACGAGCATCAGGCCTTCCGCCGCGGCCGCAACCAGCTCGCCCTCCAGTTCCATGGCGAGATGGGCGAAGATCCCCGGTTCGACGCCTGGATCGAACAATGGCCTGAGGTCGTGGTCGAGGCCGGCGGCTGCCCGCAGGCGCTGCGCCGGAGACACGACGAATTCGGCCCCGGAGCGGTGGCTGCCGGGCGCGCGATGATTGCCGACTGGCTGACCGGCCTGAACTGA
- a CDS encoding amidohydrolase, with protein sequence MRAILLASACALAATPLPVAAQTVADTVARDMPGLMEAYRDLHANPELSFQEVRSAKVMADAARKAGFAVTEKVGQTGVVAVLKNGAGPTVLIRADMDGLPVVEQTGLPYASTKRGTSTAGVESGIMHACGHDTHMTAWIETARLMAARKGEWSGTLVMIGQPAEEMGLGALEMLKDGLYTRFPKPDYTLSFHDTPELAAGVVGAAKGWALANVDSVDLLVRGVGGHGAYPQTTRDPIVLASSIVMKLQTLVSRENSPLDPAVVTVGSFHAGTKHNIISDQAKLELTVRSYSDETRQRLLDGIARIAKGEAIASGIPEDRMPEVKVKEPHTRATWNTPEFAEEAVSDLKAKMGADQVVITPSVMGGEDFGEFRRADEAHIKSVIFWVGGADPAKLAAAKAGGPPMPSLHSPFWAPQADKVIASGATALTLTALRLMPK encoded by the coding sequence ATGCGCGCCATTCTCCTCGCTTCCGCCTGTGCCCTTGCGGCCACTCCCCTCCCTGTCGCAGCCCAGACCGTCGCCGACACGGTGGCGCGCGACATGCCGGGATTGATGGAGGCCTACCGCGATCTCCACGCCAATCCCGAACTCAGCTTCCAGGAGGTGCGCAGCGCCAAGGTGATGGCCGATGCCGCACGCAAGGCGGGCTTCGCTGTGACCGAGAAGGTCGGCCAGACCGGCGTCGTCGCGGTGCTGAAGAACGGTGCAGGCCCGACGGTGCTGATCCGCGCCGACATGGACGGCCTGCCGGTGGTCGAGCAGACGGGCCTGCCTTACGCCTCGACGAAGCGAGGCACCTCCACCGCGGGGGTCGAGAGCGGGATCATGCATGCCTGCGGTCACGACACGCACATGACCGCGTGGATCGAGACCGCGCGGCTGATGGCGGCGCGCAAGGGCGAATGGTCGGGCACGCTCGTCATGATCGGTCAGCCTGCCGAGGAGATGGGGCTGGGCGCGCTGGAGATGCTCAAGGACGGGCTCTACACGCGCTTCCCCAAGCCGGATTACACGCTCTCCTTCCACGACACGCCCGAACTGGCGGCGGGCGTGGTGGGGGCGGCGAAGGGCTGGGCGCTTGCCAACGTCGACAGCGTGGACCTGCTGGTGCGCGGCGTCGGCGGGCATGGCGCCTATCCGCAGACCACGCGCGATCCCATCGTGCTCGCCAGTTCCATCGTCATGAAGCTGCAGACGCTGGTGAGCCGGGAGAACAGCCCGCTCGACCCGGCGGTGGTGACGGTCGGCTCGTTCCATGCGGGGACCAAGCACAACATCATCTCCGATCAGGCGAAGCTGGAACTGACCGTGCGCAGCTATTCCGACGAAACGCGGCAGAGGCTGCTCGACGGGATCGCGCGCATCGCGAAGGGAGAGGCGATCGCCTCAGGCATCCCCGAGGACAGGATGCCCGAAGTGAAGGTCAAGGAACCGCACACGCGCGCCACCTGGAACACGCCCGAGTTCGCGGAGGAGGCGGTCAGCGACCTCAAAGCGAAGATGGGGGCGGATCAGGTCGTCATCACGCCTTCGGTCATGGGCGGAGAGGATTTCGGCGAGTTCCGCCGCGCGGACGAGGCGCACATCAAGTCCGTGATCTTCTGGGTCGGTGGCGCCGATCCCGCCAAGCTGGCGGCGGCGAAGGCGGGGGGACCGCCGATGCCCTCTCTGCACAGCCCGTTCTGGGCGCCGCAGGCGGACAAGGTCATCGCATCGGGCGCGACGGCGCTCACGCTGACCGCGCTGCGCCTGATGCCTAAGTAG
- a CDS encoding TIGR03013 family XrtA/PEP-CTERM system glycosyltransferase: MIRLFKHYIPHAVVLLWLVDVLLLAVANEVSWRLRAQQIGIDAAPLADRLIAHGAFAAIISLSMIAVGVYGADSLRSMRFAAARLLVAISLGVIALSFVDFLVGGQNFWRSTLAYSMAFAIVLMIVNRLLLGGFLGTTAFRRRVLVLGAGERAQRLRVLGERPESGFAIVGYVGMSEGSHVIEEAIQRSAINNLTRYVENLGVSEVVLALEERRNALPLKDLLRIKTAGVHVNEFSSFLERETGRIDLDTVNPSWLIFSDGFSSGRAISSAAKRLFDITVSLLLLIVTAPVILLFALLVKIDSKGPAFYRQPRVGLFGQNFDVIKLRSMRTDAEAAGAQWASKDDPRVTRIGKFIRKVRIDELPQAWTVLKGEMSFVGPRPERPQFVADLEEQLRYYAERHMVKPGITGWAQINYPYGASIEDARHKLEYDLYYAKNYTPFLDFLIILQTIRVVIWSEGAR, encoded by the coding sequence ATGATTCGTCTGTTCAAACACTACATTCCGCATGCCGTCGTCCTGCTGTGGCTGGTCGACGTGCTGCTGCTGGCGGTCGCTAATGAAGTGTCGTGGCGGCTTCGCGCGCAGCAGATCGGCATCGACGCCGCGCCGCTGGCCGATCGGCTGATCGCGCACGGGGCCTTTGCGGCCATCATCTCGCTCTCGATGATCGCAGTGGGCGTCTACGGCGCCGATTCTCTGCGGTCGATGCGCTTCGCGGCAGCGCGGTTGCTGGTGGCGATCTCGCTGGGCGTGATCGCGCTGTCCTTCGTGGACTTCCTTGTCGGCGGGCAGAACTTCTGGCGCTCGACGCTCGCCTATTCGATGGCCTTCGCGATCGTGCTGATGATCGTGAACCGCCTGCTGCTCGGCGGCTTCCTCGGCACCACCGCGTTCCGCCGCCGTGTGCTGGTCCTCGGCGCCGGGGAGCGGGCACAGCGCCTGCGCGTGCTGGGCGAGCGGCCCGAGAGCGGGTTCGCCATCGTCGGCTACGTCGGCATGAGCGAGGGCAGCCACGTCATCGAGGAGGCGATCCAGCGCTCCGCCATCAACAACCTCACCCGTTATGTCGAGAACCTCGGCGTCAGCGAGGTCGTGCTGGCCCTGGAGGAGCGGCGCAATGCGCTGCCGCTCAAGGATCTCCTGCGCATCAAGACGGCGGGCGTCCACGTCAACGAGTTCTCCAGCTTCCTCGAACGCGAGACGGGCCGCATCGACCTCGACACGGTGAATCCGAGTTGGCTGATCTTCTCCGACGGCTTTTCCTCGGGCCGGGCGATTTCCAGCGCGGCCAAGCGGCTGTTCGACATCACCGTCAGCCTGCTGCTGCTGATCGTCACCGCGCCCGTGATCCTGCTCTTCGCGCTGCTTGTGAAGATCGACAGCAAGGGCCCCGCCTTCTACCGCCAGCCGCGCGTCGGCCTGTTCGGCCAGAACTTCGACGTCATCAAGCTGCGCTCGATGCGCACCGATGCCGAGGCTGCGGGGGCGCAATGGGCCTCCAAGGACGACCCCCGCGTCACCCGCATCGGCAAGTTCATCCGCAAGGTCCGCATCGACGAACTGCCGCAGGCCTGGACCGTTCTGAAGGGCGAGATGAGCTTCGTCGGCCCGCGCCCGGAGCGGCCGCAATTCGTGGCCGACCTCGAAGAGCAGCTTCGCTACTACGCTGAGCGGCACATGGTGAAGCCGGGCATCACCGGCTGGGCGCAGATCAACTACCCCTACGGCGCATCCATCGAGGATGCGCGACACAAGCTGGAATACGACCTCTACTACGCCAAGAACTACACGCCGTTCCTCGATTTCCTCATCATCCTGCAGACCATTCGCGTGGTGATCTGGAGCGAGGGCGCACGGTGA
- the prsK gene encoding XrtA/PEP-CTERM system histidine kinase PrsK produces the protein MKASAIWATVGVGLDLTGAIALASVAIWLISRRDRFGGAGTAIVIALFLTALWSLACAASIATPTVTFAPALAESARNLAWLVVVYRLFASDGRDASVAPIRPVIFALGAVEVLHLLVNSGLSRLEMDNEVLTVAFDFNVMFRLLVTVGGLVLAHNLYAGAPRESRAALRWPASGLAILWAFDLNLYTIAYLAGNWPYDIAALRGVAAAAMAVCIGIGGALNRDDLRIRPSRAVTFQTFSLLVIGVYLVAMVAVAQWLSYAGGNFARLVELAFLTLGSAAALVVLPSRRVRGWFKVILAKHFFQHRYDYREEWLRFTRTIGSDQSAPLGERVVQSIADVFESPAGLLLTPGDLGELTLAARWNWREIEVPAIAMAVQDIAWFERSGYIADLDDVRAGREGDGEVPSWLIEHPRAWAMIPLVHYERLVGMVVLARPQIVRKFDWEDFDLLRVIGQQVASYLSENSSQLALAESARFEDFHRRIAFVMHDIKNLASQFSLLARNAELHAEKPAFRADMLVTLRNSSDKLNALLARLSRYGSGGVDRVENVSACEVLTMVMERFKAYPHVILAESRDLTITASRHSLEQVLVHLVQNAVDASAPGSPVFISLGLDGGNARFEVLDSGTGMSADFVRNRLFKPFVSTKSGGFGIGAFEARELVRAMRGRLDVESREGLGSRFTVRLPLSTATDTYLNSTYSDQRVA, from the coding sequence ATGAAGGCGTCGGCCATCTGGGCGACGGTCGGCGTCGGTCTCGATCTGACCGGTGCCATCGCGCTCGCGAGCGTGGCGATCTGGCTGATCTCGCGGCGCGACCGGTTCGGCGGGGCCGGGACGGCGATCGTGATCGCGCTGTTCCTGACCGCGCTCTGGAGCCTCGCCTGCGCGGCATCCATCGCGACGCCGACAGTGACTTTCGCGCCTGCGCTCGCCGAAAGCGCCCGCAACCTCGCTTGGCTGGTGGTGGTCTACCGCCTGTTCGCCAGCGACGGGCGCGACGCCAGCGTCGCGCCGATCCGGCCGGTGATCTTCGCGCTCGGTGCGGTGGAGGTGCTGCACCTTCTGGTCAACTCAGGCCTCTCGCGGCTGGAGATGGATAACGAGGTTCTGACGGTCGCTTTCGACTTCAACGTCATGTTCCGCCTGCTGGTGACGGTCGGCGGGTTGGTGCTGGCGCACAACCTCTATGCGGGCGCACCGCGCGAATCGCGCGCTGCGCTGCGCTGGCCGGCGTCGGGCCTCGCGATCCTGTGGGCCTTCGACCTCAACCTTTATACGATCGCCTATCTCGCCGGGAACTGGCCCTACGACATCGCCGCGCTGCGGGGCGTTGCCGCTGCCGCAATGGCAGTGTGCATCGGGATCGGCGGTGCGCTGAACCGCGACGACCTGCGCATCCGCCCTTCGCGTGCTGTGACGTTCCAGACGTTTTCGCTCCTCGTCATCGGCGTCTACCTCGTCGCCATGGTCGCAGTGGCGCAGTGGCTGTCCTATGCGGGCGGCAACTTCGCGCGGCTGGTCGAACTCGCCTTCCTGACGCTGGGCAGCGCGGCGGCGCTGGTGGTGCTGCCCTCTCGGCGGGTGCGCGGATGGTTCAAGGTCATCCTCGCCAAGCATTTTTTCCAGCACCGCTATGACTACCGCGAGGAATGGCTGCGCTTCACCCGCACCATCGGCAGCGACCAGTCCGCCCCGCTCGGGGAGCGCGTGGTGCAGTCCATCGCCGACGTCTTCGAGAGCCCGGCGGGCCTTCTCCTGACGCCCGGAGACCTTGGCGAACTGACGCTGGCGGCGCGCTGGAACTGGCGGGAAATCGAGGTTCCGGCCATCGCCATGGCAGTGCAGGACATCGCCTGGTTCGAGCGCAGCGGCTACATCGCCGACCTTGATGACGTGCGCGCGGGCCGCGAAGGTGACGGCGAAGTACCGTCCTGGCTGATCGAGCATCCGCGCGCCTGGGCGATGATCCCGCTGGTCCATTACGAGCGCCTCGTCGGCATGGTCGTGCTCGCCCGGCCGCAGATCGTGCGCAAGTTCGACTGGGAGGATTTCGACCTCCTGCGCGTCATCGGGCAGCAGGTGGCGAGCTATCTTTCGGAGAATTCCAGCCAGCTCGCGCTCGCGGAATCGGCGCGTTTCGAGGACTTCCACCGCCGCATTGCCTTCGTGATGCACGACATCAAGAACCTCGCGAGCCAGTTCAGCCTGCTCGCCCGCAATGCCGAGCTCCATGCCGAAAAGCCCGCATTCCGGGCGGATATGCTAGTGACGCTGCGCAATTCCTCGGACAAGCTCAACGCGCTGCTGGCGCGGCTTTCGCGCTACGGGTCGGGCGGCGTCGACCGGGTGGAGAACGTCAGCGCCTGCGAGGTGCTGACCATGGTGATGGAGCGTTTCAAGGCCTATCCCCATGTAATCCTTGCGGAATCGCGCGACCTGACCATCACTGCCAGCCGCCATTCGCTGGAGCAGGTGCTCGTCCACCTTGTCCAGAACGCGGTGGATGCGAGCGCGCCGGGGAGTCCGGTGTTCATCTCGCTCGGCCTCGATGGCGGAAATGCGCGGTTCGAGGTGCTCGACAGCGGCACCGGGATGAGTGCGGACTTCGTGCGCAACCGCCTGTTCAAGCCCTTCGTATCCACGAAATCCGGCGGTTTCGGCATCGGCGCGTTCGAGGCGCGTGAGCTTGTGCGGGCCATGCGCGGCCGCCTCGACGTGGAATCCCGTGAGGGGCTCGGCTCCCGCTTCACCGTCCGTCTGCCGCTTTCGACGGCGACCGACACATACCTGAACAGCACCTACAGCGACCAGAGGGTAGCCTGA
- the prsR gene encoding PEP-CTERM-box response regulator transcription factor — MTTESLPKLLVVEDDAGLQAQLKWAYEDFEVFVAGDRASAIALLRSEMPDVVTLDLGLPPDPDGTTEGFAVLDEIMALKPDTKVVVASGHGARESALQAIARGAYDFYQKPVDIDALGHIVRRALHLHRIEAENRRLAGRVEDETVLGRMITAAPEMVKVARTIERVANTSVSVMLLGASGTGKELLARGVHEASGRAKREFVAINCAAIPENLLESELFGHEKGAFTGAVKTTPGKIEQAAGGTLFLDEVGDIPLQLQVKLLRFLQERVIERVGSRESIPVDTRVVCATHQNLEAMIAEGRFREDLYYRLAEIVVRIPSLAERPGDPTLLAKAFLTRYAKEMNPRVRGFSADALAAIDAWGWPGNVRELENRVKRAVIMADEKLVSATDLDLADPDEQVAAALNLKTAREQADRKVIRHALARSEGNISSTAKMLGISRPTLYDLLKQYDLQPS, encoded by the coding sequence ATGACGACCGAGAGCCTCCCGAAGCTCCTTGTGGTGGAGGATGACGCGGGCCTGCAGGCGCAGCTGAAATGGGCCTACGAGGATTTCGAGGTCTTCGTCGCCGGAGACCGCGCCAGCGCCATCGCATTGCTGCGTTCGGAGATGCCGGACGTGGTGACGCTCGACCTTGGCCTGCCGCCGGACCCTGACGGCACGACCGAGGGCTTCGCCGTGCTCGACGAGATCATGGCGCTCAAGCCCGACACCAAGGTCGTCGTCGCATCGGGCCACGGCGCGCGGGAGAGCGCGTTGCAGGCGATCGCGCGCGGGGCCTACGACTTCTACCAGAAGCCGGTCGACATCGACGCGCTGGGCCACATCGTTCGCCGCGCGCTGCACCTGCACCGCATCGAGGCCGAGAACCGCCGCCTTGCGGGCAGGGTGGAGGACGAGACCGTGCTCGGCCGCATGATCACCGCCGCGCCCGAGATGGTTAAGGTCGCCCGAACCATAGAGCGCGTCGCCAACACCAGCGTCTCGGTGATGCTGCTGGGCGCGAGCGGCACCGGCAAGGAACTGCTGGCGCGCGGCGTCCATGAGGCGAGCGGGCGCGCCAAGCGCGAGTTCGTGGCGATCAACTGCGCCGCGATCCCGGAAAACCTCCTCGAAAGCGAACTGTTCGGGCACGAGAAGGGCGCTTTCACCGGCGCGGTCAAGACCACGCCCGGCAAGATCGAGCAGGCGGCGGGGGGCACCCTGTTCCTCGACGAAGTGGGCGACATCCCGCTCCAGCTTCAGGTCAAGCTGCTGCGCTTCCTGCAGGAGCGCGTGATCGAGCGCGTGGGCAGCCGCGAATCGATTCCCGTCGACACCCGCGTCGTCTGCGCCACGCACCAGAACCTCGAAGCGATGATCGCCGAAGGCCGCTTCCGCGAAGACCTCTATTATCGCCTTGCCGAGATCGTCGTGCGCATCCCCAGCCTTGCCGAGCGACCGGGCGATCCGACCCTGCTCGCGAAGGCGTTCCTGACCCGCTACGCCAAGGAGATGAACCCGCGCGTGCGCGGCTTCTCCGCCGATGCGCTCGCCGCCATCGACGCATGGGGCTGGCCGGGCAACGTGCGCGAACTGGAGAACCGCGTGAAGCGCGCGGTCATTATGGCCGACGAGAAGCTGGTTTCCGCCACCGACCTCGACCTTGCCGACCCGGACGAGCAGGTCGCCGCCGCGCTCAACCTCAAGACCGCGCGCGAACAGGCCGACCGCAAGGTGATCCGCCATGCGCTCGCCCGCAGCGAGGGCAATATCTCCAGCACCGCCAAGATGCTCGGGATCAGCCGGCCGACGCTGTACGACCTGCTCAAGCAATATGACCTGCAACCGTCCTGA